The following coding sequences are from one Sylvia atricapilla isolate bSylAtr1 chromosome 15, bSylAtr1.pri, whole genome shotgun sequence window:
- the GRIFIN gene encoding grifin: protein MALRFEALHPEGICPGWSIVVKGETSSSSSMFEINLLSDPGDQIALHFNPRFSSSRIICNSFLNSHWGQEEVNNTFPFKAKEPFQVEIYSDQDYFHIFINENKVLQYKHRQKNLSSVTKLQILNDIDISSVEITQRGLY from the exons ATGGCACTGCGG TTTGAGGCCCTGCACCCCGAGGGAATCTGTCCTGGATGGAGCATCGTGGTCAAGGGTGAGACCAGCTCCAGTTCAAGCAT gtttgaaattaatttgctCTCTGATCCCGGAGACCAAATCGCTCTCCACTTTAACCCTCgcttctccagctccagaatCATCTGCAACTCCTTCCTCAACAGCCACTGGGGGCAGGAAGAGGTTAACAACACCTTCCCCTTCAAAGCAAAGGAGCCCTTTCAG GTGGAAATCTACTCTGACCAGGACTATTTCCACATTTTCATCAATGAAAACAAAGTCCTGCAGTACAAACATCGGCAGAAGAATCTTTCATCCGTCACCAAGCTGCAGATTCTCAATGATATTGACATTTCCTCAGTGGAAATCACCCAACGAGGTCTTTACTAG
- the LOC136367783 gene encoding galanin receptor type 1-like → MLFLFAKEPVTISLTVMYLVSFVVGFVGNIMSIRVLTRKRRSRVSSLSATRSLLINLAVCDLMVVCICMPITVGNLIYKAWVYGDFLCRAVPFIQAVSVSASVLSLTVISVNRYYSVHNPLNARSFFTQKRILSTILLVWLLSSGICMPLIFMNKRDEIGVVEGLPLVFSICREIWPQERLKQAYNFLLFCALYCLPVLFNMVICFLTVRRLWGRSSQLKESSALSRSLPASRLKIRRKVAQMVVALVLLFAISWLPVYLMDIWIDFNIPKSLQDVTPSPWILQLRPFAQWLGLTNSSLNPICYCFVGNLYRSAKEMKSKYHQRMVSLFNFSLSEGATHSSVPELLSYRSSVEPARKGPSVTPSVDRRCQGIHGHKNKCGHLNSCQHPPLNTVSSENTSL, encoded by the coding sequence aTGCTCTTCCTGTTTGCAAAGGAGCCTGTCACCATCAGCCTCACAGTGATGTACTTGGTGTCCTTTGTGGTGGGCTTCGTGGGCAACATCATGTCCATCAGGGTGCTGACCCGCAAGCGCCGGAGCCGGGTGTCCAGCCTGAGCGCCACCCGCAGCCTCCTCATCAACCTGGCCGTGTGTGACCTCATGGTGGTGTGCATCTGCATGCCCATCACCGTGGGCAACCTCATCTACAAAGCCTGGGTGTACGGGGACTTCCTGTGCCGGGCAGTGCCCTTCATccaggctgtgtctgtgtcGGCCAGCGTGCTCAGCCTCACCGTCATCAGCGTGAACCGCTACTACAGCGTGCACAACCCGCTCAACGCCCGCTCCTTCTTCACCCAGAAGAGGATCCTCAGCACCATCCTGCTGGTGTGGTTGCTGTCCTCAGGGATATGCATGCCCCTCATCTTCATGAACAAACGGGACGAGATCGGGGTGGTGGAGGGCCTGCCCCTGGTGTTTTCCATCTGCAGGGAGATTTGGCCTCAGGAGAGGCTCAAGCAAGCCTACAACTTCCTGCTCTTCTGTGCCCTGTACTGCCTGCCCGTGCTCTTCAACATGGTCATCTGCTTCCTGACGGTGCGCCGGCTGTGGGGCCGCAGcagccagctgaaggagagctctgccctgagccGCTCCCTGCCCGCCTCCAGGCTGAAGATCCGCAGGAAGGTGGCGCAGATGGTGGtggccctggtgctgctgttcGCCATCTCTTGGCTGCCCGTCTACCTGATGGACATCTGGATTGATTTCAACATCCCCAAGTCTCTGCAGGACGTGACTCCTTCTCCTTGGATCCTGCAGCTCAGGCCTTTTGCCCAGTGGCTTGGCCTCACCAATTCCAGCCTCAACCCTATATGCTATTGCTTCGTTGGGAACCTCTACAGATCAGCCAAGGAAATGAAGAGCAAATACCACCAAAGGATGGTCTCTCTCTTTAACTTCTCTCTGTCTGAAGGGGCAACTCATTCCTcagtcccagagctgctctcttaCCGGAGTTCGGTGGAGCCTGCAAGGAAAGGACCCTCCGTCACCCCCTCCGTGGACAGGAGATGTCAGGGAATTCATGGCCATAAGAACAAGTGTGGACACTTGAACTCCTGCCAGCATCCACCTCTGAATACTGTCTCCAGTGAGAACACTTCCTTGTAA